In Suncus etruscus isolate mSunEtr1 chromosome 9, mSunEtr1.pri.cur, whole genome shotgun sequence, the genomic window ctgatgtgtgcttgcaaggctataaattttcctcttagcactgcttttgttgtgtcccataaattctgacaatttgtgtcttcattgtcatttgtttccaggaatgttttgatttcctttttttatttaatctctgtTCAGTATTGAActatttagtttccaggtgttaaagtttttcttctgtgtttctttgaagttcacatctaatttcattgCCTTGTGGTTTGTGAAGGTAGtttgtataatttctatccttttgactttatgggccagcatgtgattgatcctggagaatgactcatgtgcattggagaagaatgtgtatccaggtttctatggatggagtgccctatatatatctactagtccactttcttccatttctcttttcagagttaatacattcttgttgggtttcaacctggttgatcCATCAAGAGGAAGAGGTATCAGGGCAGTGTTGCGATCTCCCACTATTGTACtggtattgatattttctttcaagtTTGTCAAGAgttatattaaatactttgcaggtccatcattgagtgcatgtatgtgtgtgatttcttgttgtacatattctttgattagtacaaaagaccatctttgtcccttataaattttctgagtctaaagtttgtttcatctgatactaatatggccactccagaattttaaggatgttgtttgcttggataattttcctccagcctttgattttgagtctatgcttgttttgattattcagatgtgtttcttgtaggcagcaaaacgttGATCCATTTTGATcgtaggctagtgcaggcaaggcacatgccttatcgcttgcatcactgctctggccccttgttattttggttttttgcatagatcaaaggatggagtgtcttttgatttcatctcaccattaggtgatgaggttggGCAACTTGCCCTTATATCAAATTATTGTTGTTTCCTTGCCAACAGGATGTCATATGAGTCTACCCTgggcaagttggtaccagagcagtattagggactAATACAGGGGGAGTTTAATTCCtgtgctgctgcagggaactgtgccagttctaaggttgagtTGATCTAAGATTGGTTGGGGCTGGATGATCAATGTtcgatcacatgaggtctaagttaagTCCCCATGACTTATGTTCAGGGTGAAGGCACTCCTGTATTATAAagtttatgggttcttatccctagcagataagaacttgtttctatacataaaattcctCCTTTTTAGTGTACCTATGCCAAAAGGAACATTTATATTGTTGGTTTAATTTAATtgttgccatattatattgttggtgcagttttgggtaaaaatgacaagctatacaatctctgtgtcctcgttttgacctgagcttttataccaagcaagacttttctactagaattttctactaagcagaaccaaatgAGGAAAAAAGTGGGGGATGGAGgtggctacctttacatttgaaaataaacacagtAAGAGCTTATTCTTCACCTGATTCTGTGTATAAAAGCAACATtattataattctgtatttatccttctttttttttttttttttttttgatttttgggtcacacccggcagcactcagggaagactcctggctctatgctcagaatttgctcctggcaggctcggggaaccatatgggatgccgggattcgaaccagcgtccttctgcatgcaaggcaaacatcctatcttcatgctatctctctggcccctatttatccTTCAGACTtcactgaaaataatattttttagttcactctatgttgctacaaattgcatggttgtatcatttcttactgctatgtagtattccattgtgtttttgtaccacatcttcatgattcagtcatctgttgttgaacatctaggttgatttcaattcTTGGCTGTTGtgctgagtgctacaatgaatagtggtgtgcatacatacttttagatgaatatcttttttgtttgtttgttttggggtcaccccggacagcactctggggttactcctggctctatgctcagaaatcacccctggcaggctcaggggactatatgggatgccgggattcgaaccactgtcctcctgcatgcaaggcaaatgccttacctccatactatctctccggccccagatgaaTATCTTTTTATCCTGGGGATCGATAGCCaagagagggattgctgggtcatatggcagatcaAGTTTGAGTTTATatagaaccctccatactgttttccatagtggttggaccaggcagcatttccaccagcaatggatgagcgttcctttcttaccacatcctcaCCAATAGAGATTGGTTCCATTATTATTGATATGTGCCATCCCCACTGGTgtaaatggtacctcattgtagtgtTGATTTGGATTTcactaatgatgagtgatgatgaatatgttttcatgtgtctattggccatctgttggtcttcctcagataaatgtctattcatttcttcacccatttttctttttttttttttttttttttttttggttcttgggccacacccgtttgacgctcagggattactcctggctatgcgctcagaaatcgcccctggcttggggggaccatatgggacaccgggggatcgaaccgtggtccgtcctacgctagtgcttgcaaggcagacaccttaccgctagcgccaccttcccggcccctcatttttcaatgttttattttgttttgtttttgtttttttaggttttgtggagctaaacTTTGTGACTgctttgcatatcttagatattaaatctttttttttttttttttttggtttttggatcacacctggcaggctcaggggccactcctggctttatgctcagaaatcgctcctggcaggctcaggggaccgtatgggatgccgggatttgaaccaccaaccttctacatgcaaggcaaacgctttacctccatgccatctctccagccccagatattaaatctttatcttttttttgttttgtttttgatttttgttttttcgggccacacctgtttgatgctcaggggttactcctgcctaagcgctcagaaattgcccctggctttagggggaccatatgggacgctgggggatcgaactgcggtccttctttggctcgcacttgcaaggcagacaccttacctctagcgccacgttgCCGGCCCCtggggagctatttctgagtgtagagtgggGATAACTCTGAGCtctactgggtatggtccagaaacacacaaaaaaagtttttattttcactgaatAACAAGGTGAAAGGAGCAAAGATTTATTGATGTATTCAATTGGAATGAAGTTGCATTAATACTAGAGGTCAAGACAGTGTGACATCGCGAATGTAGAATTGACATAATACAGACAAATTTTGTATGATTTCTTAGGCTAGGGATTCCAGAATTAAAGTCTGGTATAAGAAGCTCCGGGTGAGTAGTTGATTTTGATGATGTCCCCAGCAAGTGTTAGTACCTCCACTTAACTCTTACAGAAAATTCAAGACAAACTAGAAAGGGGCAATGTTGAGAGGTCACTTCTGTGGTACTTGGGGATCCATAGCCTGGAGTTTCTAGTAACTCTATGGAATAGGTGACTCAAAGTTGTTCCATCTTTAAGGGATATGAGAGCTGATCTACACTGTCATGAGAAGAATTTTTTCCCAATATATATCGACCGAAACTCCAAGAATATCCGCatatactttttttggttttgcttttagtttttgtccCATGCCCATTGTGCTTAGGATTGCGCCTGGCTCCACCCTCAGGTATCACTCACGATGGGGGTTgtgcaaccatatgggatgtcaggaatagaacctgggtcaaccacagacaaggcaagtactctatcccCTATATTATCACTACTGGCCCTCTATGAAGATGATCTTATTGGAAAATCCATTCAGAGGACAGAGTGATGCGGTCACTTAAGAAGTATTGTGGGTCACTAGAAGCTAGGAAAAGGCAAGTGAGGGCCTTCTTCTACAGACCCCAAGGAAGCATGGCCCTGCTGACACCATCTTTTTGGATTTGTTGGCTCTAGCACCTAAACCATTTATTTGTTGGTGATACTTCATAATGGCAACACCAGAAACTACCATGTTCGTTTACTAACTTGCTATCCAGCAAGAATTCACCTCCTTCAGACAATACCACTTGTCTCTGAAAACCTTTCATCTCCACATCATGGCCATAATTAAAGAAAACAGGAAGGGGGACCTggtgctatagcacagcaggaagggtgtttgtcttgcacataaccaacctggGTCCAATTCCCACCATCTAATAcagtccctagagcctgccagaagtgatttctgagtgcagagccaggagtaacccctgagcactgctggatgtgctcacaaacaaataaacaaaaaataaagaaggttcACGCTGGAGACCGAAGAGTTAGTACAGCATATGTACAGTTAGTACAGCCTTGCCTACAGCTGAcgtggattcaattcctggtaccacaaattatctcctgaacacagaatcaggagttgcCTTGAGCTCACATCCAGGAGAAAGCTTTGGGCATGGCTATATATGGaacaacaacaacccccccccccaaaaaaaaacatacaaaaaaaaaaaaaataaagaaaaaagaaaagaaaccaggaAAGGAAATAAGAAGCAGCTTTCTAGAAGCATGTGACCAGATATAAGATGATTTCTCATCAAATTCATAGAACCAATTGGCTTTGGTCTCCATGTGATAAAGCTGAAATTTGTGGGAATTCTCACAGAATGTCActggaagattttttttgaagaatacgACTAAATAAgaatatgcaatttttttttttcaaaacacagTCCAGGAAATGGAACCCAGGGTAGCCCACAAGTACATATGCAAGGTCAATGCTTTCCTGCTGAGCTTCATTTTGGCTTAGCACAGGCAATTCTTGATTTAGTCCATGAGAAGCAGAACCAGACTTTTTCAGGTTAAGTAAAAGTTATAGAGGATTTTCTGACTTATTCTTGCCATCTTCCAAAGAATAGCTCTTAACCCAAATTGTTAAAACAGTAGAAGTCAACCAAGAAAAATTCAATGCCATATAAGCCATGAAATGACAGTGAAAGGAGGCAGAAGGAAAAATTATCCAATTGTTTTGCTGTAAAAGCTTCagagttggggccagagggagtggctcaagcgatagggcatttgccttacacatggctaacctaggatggaccgcggtttgattccccggcatttcatatgatgctccaaaccaggagttatttctgagcgcatatccaggagtaacttaaaccaaatgtcactgggtgtggcccccaaacaaaacaaaacaaaaagcttcagAGTTATTGTCCTTTAACATTGTTATATGCTAGGCACTAAGTGCTTTGTATAAGTGCATACCAGCCTCAAACACAATGAGTCTAACATCTTTGTTTTACGTATCTAAACTGAGCCTTGTCTTCTTAACATGGAGATCAGACAGACCCACATTGCCCAGGAACTTGCCAGGGACTGGTTCACATGTGATTCTCAAACTGGAGTTCTACCCAGGAGCTAATATTCCTCCTCACACTTGAAAAATGACCCTGGCTATTTTCAGAGTTTTCCAGATAATTGGATTTCAAAAGTCATGCCTGAGATCATTTTTAGAAACAAATTATTCAACCCTATGCAATCTTTCTCAAGTCTGTGACAACAGATGTCTTTTCCTGCTCTTTCCCCTTATATACTGCGCATTCTTTGATTTCAAAGACTTTACCCCCACTTTTTTCCTATTCTGTACTCAAAGACTAACAAATCCTGTGTTATCTTTTTTTGGAATTTAAGGAATAAacttcaggaccagagagatggaaCAATAGACAGTGCACTGGCCTTGGATGTAGCTGACATGGTTTCCATCCCCCAAATCCCATGTCCTTCCCAAAACACCACcatgaatgattcttgagcacagagccaagagtaagtcctgaggccTTAAAACCAATAACAGTAACCAAAGAACAGGTTTCAAAGCCATGCTTATCTCTCTTAGtccccaccacccccaaaggcTGAGAACATGAAGCTTATGGCCTTAGATGaatcttttattatttcaaacagaaacagagatatatttttaaggataGTAGCACAGTCATGGTCACAAGCATGTAAATATGTCTACTTTGCAGAAAGAATATGCTGTAAGTCATGCTACTAATTTTTCAAATTCATTCTACAAAAAATACTTTTCCAATTATGTCAAACATTCGATCAATAATAAATGCTTTCTCTCTTCAGACAACTAAAGAGTGTCTTTCAATAAAGTGATGAAAAATAGATAATGTCAGAGTTGCTGTCTACAATAGTCATTTGTCCCAACAGTTATATCAGCCCCCTCGATTACCACTAAACTTTTCGGCTATTTTCTGAAGTTCCAAATCCATTGCAGCCAagttttcaagttcttttttctagaaaaaaaaaggagagacatGAGATTCCaggtcaattaatttttttatactttgaagAATCCTGACTACAAAGAAGGAAGTTTTGATATGTTAGTTATCTATATGAGGCACCTTATAACACTAGTTCTCAAAGTACAGTTTCTTGACCAATTACATGGGCATCATCAGGAAACTTGTCAGAACTCTTAAATTGAAGCTACAAATCCAGGATTCTTGGACCCCTTCCAGGACCCACTGACACGGAAGTGCTGAAATGTAGGTATCTCTCCTGGTTCTGATGTGCATTCAAGTTTGAGAAGCATCAGCCTATTTAATCAGTTTGGGAGAAAGAGGGTGATAGTGTTTAGGGAAGTAGAGCTCCAATAATGCTACCAGTCTCAGATGTACACATCTGACTGTGGTAACCCAGCAGTTGATAAAGGTAAGCCAAAGCGACTTATTTCTGTATCATCTATTTTCTTCCTACCTTGGCAAAATAAGTAGTGAAGAGTTAAAAAAGCCCAGGAAAATACAACAGGACACTGACTGTCATCCTTGAGGGAACACTGAAATCAAGTCAGAGCTTTAGTAATATCCGATGGCCTAGGCTACTCCTTATTTTCAAGCAGACAGAGCCTCTGAAGGGGGGGGTCTCTGACTTTGGACTTTTTTAGGGTCTTCAGGCGAATCTTACCTGAGATCCAGGTTTCATGTCAATTGGAGGATGTGGGCAATTGTGTGCACATTTTGGTGATGCTCTGCTCCACTATAAAGGGGTGCCTTCTCTTAGTGGTTAATTCTCACCCATATCTCCCCATTAATACGAAGCAATATTGAACATCTGGGGAAGgagtttgggtcatactcagatgtgcccatgggtcactcctggcagtgttcagaggactgtATGTGTTATTGtgcactgaacctgggttggcagcatgcaaggcaaatgtcttaaacTGCTGCATTAGTTCTCTTATCCACAACCTATTAATACTGACCTAATcctcttcttttggggggcatatcgagtagtgctcagggatatcctggctcagtgctcagggccaccTCCCCTGGTGCCCAGGGAATATGAAATCAAGAATTGAATCCTAAACTCCAACTAGCAAAGCATGCGTTCCAACCACTTGAGCCATTTCCCTGGTAGCAATAAGAACCCTCCTAACTTAACTATGGCAGGAGCCCCACACCATACCTCCTCTTCTGTCAGGACACCTTGGCCAGCCCTTTCTCCTTCAACTTCTGCTGCTTGGTGCAGACTCATTGGCTCCTCAGAGTCATAGAAGTCAGGAAACTCGGCAGCCTTCTTCCTGTAGTGAAGGAGCTGGTCCAGTTCAGCCACTCTGTCATACTGCCTCTTTGGAACCAGTTGGGGGCCCATATTCCTCTTCTCATAGCCCCAGTTCACATTGTCCTCGAAAGGCTTCTTTTCCCACCAATCATAGCTGTATTCTGGGGAAAAATTCTTCTCGTTCAAGGCTAGCCCGTTATCCTCCTCACCCTCCAAGAAACCATCCTCCATATTGTCTTTCCTCTCATAATGGTTGCTCTTCCACTGGGTTGGGCGATAATATGAGTCCAGCAGCTCCCTGAGCCTCTTGGTCTCATAAGAGGTGTGGTGGGGAGTGGACCGTTGGCCCAGAAGCTGGGCTTCCTCCCTCGGCCTGCTCTCTGGCAGATATTCTGGCTGCTGCCATCTTCCATGGACTCCTTCCTCACCTCTCCCTTGCCCGTACTTAAGATTGTTTCTGTTTTGCTCATCCCAATCACCTTGTGGATACCTCCTTGCCTTGTCCATAGGGTTTACTCCAACCTGGTGGTAGCTTTCACCCAAGAACCTTTTGTCTTCTTTGTTGCTTGCCTCTGGCTCACCAGACTTAGCTTCGGGGCGTGGACCCCACTCCCAGCCCTTCTCTTCCTTGCCTTCTTCACTGTATTCTGGTGCTATATAATCAGGCTCTGGGCTATAGTAATTCCTCTGCCCTTCCCCCTCCTGGCTCTCTTCAATGGGAGAAGTTGGAGCCCTGTACTCATCATTTCCTCTGCCCCTGTGATATCCCCCCTCCATCCTCTCAGGAAGCTGGACAGCTGGAGAACTCCTCACTCTTCCGCCATATTCTGATTCTTGCTGGAAAGCCCTATTGGGGCTTGGATGGTAGTCCTGCCTGTTCCCTAAACTGGTCCAGGCTGCGTTTGATTCTTCAAAGGCTTCCCCAGGATGGTCTTTTCCCTTGTTCTCAAGATTCCATTCTTGGGAAGACCTGTCAGGCCTGGTCCTAGAAGGGTGGTGCCTCAAGAGTCGTTTGTCCACCTCAGGACTGGCCTCTTCCCCACTCTCCTTGGATTCCTGCTGGCTTTCAACCTGACTTTCAGATGTGTGGGGGTATTTCTCGAAGCTCCCCGTTTCTTCTCCACTCTCCTGGCTACTCCTCTCCCGGCTGTGTGTCTTCCCCTCCAAGCGCTCACCATAAGGGGACACAGTGTCTTCTCTGTCATTCAAGGTGGCCTGGTTTCTCGTGTGGAGAAAAATGTTCTGTGTCTCCAATGGCTCTTCAATGTGCAGCTCTTCGCTGGCATCTTCTCGTGCCCCCTTGGGCTGCTTCTCCTTCTCCTTGGCTTGCTTCTCTCCTGAGCTCAGGTCGGAATGTTGTGCTTTTGCTTCTTTGGAGACATGACTGTTGGAGAAGGGGGGAAGGCTCTCATGGGGCTTAACTTCTTCCTCATGGCTGTGTCCACCCCCTTCTGTTTCTGTAGCTATTGCTGAATCTTGGGGGTTCTCTTTCTTGGGAGTTTCTACTCCTTCTCTGCCCGGGGGTCCGTGGGCTTCTGAGGCATCAATTTGGTCTCTTAACAACCTGACCTCAAACCTTGTGTTTTCATTCCCACTTTTCTCTTCATCTTTCACTTCTTTTCCACctacacaaaaatgaaaaagtaaatagaAGTTTAAAAGTGCTTTAAGTTCAGCAAGAACTGGACAATGATGATCACTATAAATTCTAATGaccctgggctagagagatagcgtggagttagtgcctttgtcttgcatgcagaaggatggtggtttgaatcccggcatcccatatggtcccctgagccttccaggagtgatttctgagtgttgagccaggagtatcccctgagtgctgccagtgtgacccaaaaaccaaaaaaattctaatgaccctaaaaaaaaaatcactgaactaggggactggagagaactgtacagaggttaaggtatttgccttacatgcagacccCAGTAtgaactaccaggaatgaccccttagcacagagctaggagtaattcctgagcataggcaagtgtggccccaaacccaaaactaaaaaaaataagaaagcccAACtggaataattaattttattgttgctgttttggaATCACAAtcagcaatgcttggggcttattcctggctcttcactcagggatcactcaaaagaccatatggggtcccaaggtacatgcaagggaagcatcctatccattgtactattattctgaccctggataatattttacattaatagATAGATACTCCGattttataaagtaatataaaattttattgggcATATTTAAAGCTAAAAGTAGATTTACTATAGTTTTTTTACACCCAACCAGTACCTCTCACTTTTAATGTTCAAAATggatccaaatatatatatatacacacatagaaccaagagtaattgtAGAGTTTATCTAGATTGATCCCTTTTTGCAGACAAAGGTGTGTTTTTGTAAGATGTAATTCAGGACCAATCTTTCCAAGGTTGCTCTAGGAAAGTGCAAAAAATTAGCATCATTTAAGTAGTTCGTGCTAAAATCCAATCAATAgagttaaaatagttaaaatgaaAAGTCTCTCAGGACCTGAGGGtagacttaatttttgttttgttgtgttttggggtcacatctgatggcactcagggattacttctggctctgcactcaaaagtattcctggcaggcatagggaccatatgggatgcaggggatggaacccaggccagcctcatgcaaggcatatgccctactcactgtactatcacacaggcccagagttaaaaaaaaattaacctttaGTTTATCAGATTTTTATTGTTAGATAAACAGTGTGTTGACAATATAACTTAGTAATTGGTGACAAGTAGAggagaatattttctttctttctttttctttctttctctgcttcctcttttcttcctccctccctcttccttccttcctttttcccttccttccttcctttctttctctctttctttctttctttctttctttctttctttctttctctctttctttctctctctctttctctctctttctttctttcttctttctttctttctttctttcttttctttctttctttcttttctttctttttcctttctttctttctttctttcttttctttttctttcttttttcttttttcctttttttccttttctttctttctttctttctttctcctttctttcttcttctctttctcttctttctttctttctttctctttctttctttctttctttatctcttcttttcatctttcttctttttcttatctttctttttctctttcttttctttcttttctttctatcttttttctttcttcttttctttctttcttttttatctttctttcttttcttttttcttttttctttcttttttcttttctttctttcttctttttctttctttctttctttatcttctttctttctttctttctttctttcttctctctctctctctctcctctctctctcatctctctctccctccctccctcccttcccttcctcccctcccttccttccttcctcctttctttctttttcttttttttttgtcacacccagaagcactcagaaatcacttctggcaggttggaggaaccataagggatgctgggaatcgaaacgaggtccatcctgtgttggccacatgcaaggcaattgctctactgctgtgctatttctccagccccaggtgggGTGAATATTTCTATCATGAAAAAATACAGTCATGGAAAGggccatttctttcttcattcaagTCCCATTCTCAGCATGTTCTCAAAGGTTGGAAATGAGCTTCAGTTGTCTTGTTATCTTTGTGTTTCATGCACCAACAATGACATAACATACTTAAACTGAATGCCATTCTCTCCTAATCTCCAGGTGTCTGTAACTCCTTCCCTAAATCCTTCTTGATCCTATGCATCCCATTAAAGACAGGTGCAGGTAATAGTATGTTAACTGGGAGGATTTAGATTTCTGCTTAGTCGCTCAGTTCTGATACAAATTCTGAAGTAAAGGACACATACAGCTTCAGTTCTCCATCTGTGCTTCCCATTGTGTGATCCCCAGTCCTTTATGATTACTGAGCCTTCCAAATGTATTTGGTCCAATTCCAAATGAGATGTACAAGTGGAAGATAGACTCCAGATTTCTAAGACTTTGTTCCAAAGAGAATAAAACATATCAAGTTTTCTGAGGCTAAAGAGAACATGCACCTGTTCAGCAAGTACATTGCTTGCCTTCCAACAGAGTTGACCCATGTTTGAGccgcagcatcccatagggttcctgaaccccaccaggaatgattcttgagtgcaaagcaggaaaagccctgagcaccaccagatgtggttgccccagaaaccaaacaaaatcaaattcttatatcaattctgttgtaaaATGATAGTATtctgatatattaatatattgaatCTATTAAAAGTAACTGAATGATAGGTATTAAATTAACActtattctttcatttctcccggctttttaaatttttgattatggcTACTacatatttaaagttattttctggGTCCATGTTATATTTCTGTGAAACAGCACtgttaaatactttttaaagtcTGACTTTCTTTTTGCAGGAGGGGGAGTGACTTTTCCAAGAGTTGCTTAGATGCCCAATACCTCCCCCCTACAAGATGATTCTCATTAAAATTGGCTGGCAGTTCAATGCAAAAACCTTGAGGATGCAGTGCTTCTCAGATCATGTGGCACTAGGAATTGTATCATcctccccagcagtgctgagtTCTTCAGAGACACACCCGGCACTTTTGGGAAACCATGttgtgccaggaatgaacccaggcCAGGTGCATACTAGACATGCATCCTAATGGCTATATTATTCCTAGCTGCATGTCtatgtttttcataaaaataaatttgctttgtAACATTAGATGACAAGGTATTTTGAACtgacatttgcaaaaaaaaaaaaaaatagatccacTTTGGGTAGTTTATAACTCTGCTTCAATCCCAGTCAGGTTTGACAACAACCTCAGATTTTGTTAGGCGACAGATCAACTTATCCAGGCATCTAGAGCTTGTCTCACACCAATGTCTTTGCCTTTTAAAAGCCAATATTGGGTGCCTGAGGTAGGTACTaagaagtgaaattatttttcttgagaattcttagttttttgagaatTGTTCATATGTTGATATTTGTATTCCTATGTTCGTTGtaccactattcacaatagcccaaatctgaaaATTTCTTCTAAGATGAAATATGAAATCACGCAACTTGCTGCTACATGGAGAGTATCAcactgagtgaagttagaa contains:
- the CHGB gene encoding secretogranin-1; amino-acid sequence: MHPAVLLGLLGAAAVVGSVPVDNGNHNEEMVTRCIIEVLSSALSKSGTPPITPECRQILKKSGKEVKDEEKSGNENTRFEVRLLRDQIDASEAHGPPGREGVETPKKENPQDSAIATETEGGGHSHEEEVKPHESLPPFSNSHVSKEAKAQHSDLSSGEKQAKEKEKQPKGAREDASEELHIEEPLETQNIFLHTRNQATLNDREDTVSPYGERLEGKTHSRERSSQESGEETGSFEKYPHTSESQVESQQESKESGEEASPEVDKRLLRHHPSRTRPDRSSQEWNLENKGKDHPGEAFEESNAAWTSLGNRQDYHPSPNRAFQQESEYGGRVRSSPAVQLPERMEGGYHRGRGNDEYRAPTSPIEESQEGEGQRNYYSPEPDYIAPEYSEEGKEEKGWEWGPRPEAKSGEPEASNKEDKRFLGESYHQVGVNPMDKARRYPQGDWDEQNRNNLKYGQGRGEEGVHGRWQQPEYLPESRPREEAQLLGQRSTPHHTSYETKRLRELLDSYYRPTQWKSNHYERKDNMEDGFLEGEEDNGLALNEKNFSPEYSYDWWEKKPFEDNVNWGYEKRNMGPQLVPKRQYDRVAELDQLLHYRKKAAEFPDFYDSEEPMSLHQAAEVEGERAGQGVLTEEEKKELENLAAMDLELQKIAEKFSGNRGG